The following proteins come from a genomic window of Nitrospira sp.:
- a CDS encoding Aspartate aminotransferase translates to MRTVSRRMADLAQSEIRAMTQACASVKGLNMAQGVCDTPVPPIVLEGAEKAIRDGHNVYTRFDGIPELRQAIADKLARYNGIRADPETEVTVSAGATGAFHCACAALLNPGDEVILFEPYYQYHVSALVAVEAVPVTVRMQPPAWTYSPTQLEQVVTSKTKAIILNSPGNPSGKIFSRMELEALADFACRHDLFVMTDEIYEYFLYDGQRHVSMASLPNMAERTVTIGGYSKTFSVTGWRIGYSVAAQPWAKAIGAMNDLLYVCAPAPLQMGVAQGIRELPDSFYGSLAHDYQQKRDKFCSALTKAGLTPTIPEGAYYVLADVSRLPGDTGKDRAMYLLEKTGVAGVPGEAFSPGGAGADFIRFSYAKTDSDLDEACRRLAQADF, encoded by the coding sequence ATGCGAACAGTCAGCCGGCGGATGGCGGATCTTGCCCAATCGGAAATTCGGGCGATGACACAGGCTTGCGCGAGCGTGAAGGGTCTCAATATGGCACAGGGAGTCTGCGATACACCGGTTCCGCCGATTGTTCTCGAGGGAGCGGAGAAGGCCATCAGGGATGGGCACAATGTCTACACCCGCTTCGACGGCATACCTGAATTGCGGCAAGCCATCGCGGACAAACTGGCCCGCTATAACGGCATTCGAGCCGATCCTGAAACGGAAGTGACCGTCAGCGCCGGAGCAACCGGCGCCTTTCACTGTGCCTGTGCCGCACTCCTCAATCCCGGCGACGAAGTCATTCTCTTCGAGCCGTACTACCAATACCATGTCAGTGCGCTTGTGGCTGTCGAGGCTGTTCCTGTCACTGTCCGGATGCAGCCGCCGGCATGGACATATTCTCCGACTCAACTTGAGCAAGTCGTGACCTCGAAGACGAAGGCCATCATTCTCAACTCGCCCGGCAACCCATCGGGGAAGATATTCAGCCGAATGGAGCTTGAGGCGCTGGCGGATTTTGCGTGCCGGCACGATCTGTTCGTCATGACGGATGAAATATACGAATATTTCCTCTATGACGGGCAGCGACATGTGAGCATGGCTTCTTTGCCGAATATGGCCGAACGGACGGTGACCATTGGGGGGTACTCGAAGACGTTCAGCGTGACGGGATGGCGGATCGGGTACAGTGTGGCTGCGCAGCCATGGGCAAAAGCCATCGGCGCGATGAACGATCTGCTCTACGTCTGTGCGCCGGCGCCGCTCCAAATGGGGGTGGCTCAAGGCATCAGAGAATTGCCCGACAGTTTCTATGGAAGCTTGGCTCATGACTATCAGCAGAAGCGCGACAAATTTTGCAGCGCTCTGACCAAGGCAGGACTCACTCCCACGATCCCGGAGGGCGCCTATTACGTATTGGCGGATGTGTCTCGGCTTCCAGGTGACACAGGGAAAGATCGCGCGATGTATCTGTTAGAGAAAACCGGTGTAGCCGGTGTACCGGGAGAGGCGTTTTCCCCCGGTGGGGCAGGAGCCGACTTCATCCGTTTCAGTTATGCCAAGACGGACTCCGACCTCGATGAGGCTTGTCGGCGTTTGGCCCAAGCCGACTTCTAG
- a CDS encoding TPR repeat: MSATKPAMNLFHLLLWSMPWLGLLAINPSTAAEHPVSRVPLFDNLGALHHPITTNSPEAQRYFDQGLRFVYAFNHEEAIMAFEEAARLDPSAAMAYWGVALALGPNINAAMDKAAERRAWDVVQKARLHRAHVSAAEQAYIDAIGARYDRNGHARPALDKAYADAMRLVWRQFPNDPDAGVLFAEALMDLHPWDLWTAAGRPKPGTEELVSTLESLLARFPDHPGACHYYIHSVEASPAPDRALACAERLPALMPGAGHLVHMPAHIYMRLGRYHEAAKRNEHAADVDRKYLAGRKVGGDYADGYYTHNLHFLWASLTMEGRRTEALKVARRLTGTITEDEARKDKWKELYLPAPIWSMIRFGQWDELLREPPPPKTLPLQQGIWRLGRGMALSASGRLPGAEGEHLVLGGMAKRFGRDRTSEEKTERTLLKIAERLLAGELAMQRHKYDEGIASFTDAAKLEEELSYTEPPFWPIPIRHYLGAALLRAGQPGKAETVYRADLTKNPRNGWAQFGLMQSLRAQQKIREADDVEKQWQQAWEHADVTLTASRF; the protein is encoded by the coding sequence ATGTCTGCTACAAAGCCGGCAATGAACCTCTTTCACCTGCTCTTGTGGAGTATGCCGTGGCTAGGTCTGTTGGCGATCAATCCGAGTACGGCGGCTGAGCATCCTGTCTCGCGGGTGCCTCTCTTTGACAATCTCGGCGCCCTTCATCATCCCATCACGACGAACTCCCCTGAGGCGCAACGATACTTTGATCAAGGTTTGCGGTTCGTGTACGCCTTCAACCATGAAGAGGCGATCATGGCGTTCGAAGAAGCCGCGCGTCTGGATCCCTCTGCAGCGATGGCCTATTGGGGTGTGGCGCTCGCATTGGGTCCGAACATCAACGCAGCGATGGATAAGGCGGCAGAACGGCGGGCATGGGATGTCGTGCAAAAAGCTCGATTGCATCGTGCCCATGTGAGTGCAGCCGAACAGGCTTATATCGATGCGATCGGTGCGCGATACGACCGCAACGGCCATGCGCGACCGGCACTCGATAAAGCCTATGCGGATGCCATGCGTCTCGTCTGGAGGCAGTTCCCGAACGATCCGGATGCCGGTGTGTTGTTTGCTGAAGCCTTGATGGATTTGCATCCATGGGATTTATGGACGGCGGCTGGTCGGCCGAAACCAGGCACCGAGGAGCTTGTGTCCACATTGGAGTCGCTTCTGGCGCGTTTCCCGGATCATCCGGGAGCCTGCCACTACTACATCCATAGCGTGGAAGCTTCTCCCGCCCCGGACCGAGCTCTGGCCTGTGCGGAACGATTGCCCGCCCTTATGCCGGGTGCCGGTCACTTGGTCCACATGCCGGCTCATATCTACATGCGGCTTGGGCGATATCATGAGGCGGCGAAACGGAATGAGCATGCCGCGGATGTCGATCGCAAGTATTTAGCCGGACGGAAGGTAGGCGGAGACTATGCCGACGGCTATTACACCCACAATCTGCATTTTCTTTGGGCGTCCTTAACGATGGAGGGACGACGAACCGAGGCCTTGAAAGTAGCCCGTCGGCTGACGGGAACAATCACCGAAGATGAAGCGCGAAAGGATAAGTGGAAGGAATTGTACCTTCCCGCTCCCATATGGTCGATGATCCGGTTCGGACAGTGGGACGAACTGCTGCGGGAGCCGCCTCCTCCCAAGACGCTGCCTCTGCAACAAGGGATATGGCGACTGGGGAGAGGAATGGCGCTATCGGCGTCAGGCCGCTTGCCAGGAGCCGAGGGCGAGCATCTGGTCCTGGGCGGTATGGCTAAACGCTTCGGTCGTGATCGGACTTCAGAAGAGAAAACCGAACGGACGCTGCTCAAAATCGCGGAACGACTGTTGGCCGGTGAGCTGGCAATGCAGCGCCATAAGTACGACGAGGGCATCGCATCGTTCACTGACGCCGCCAAGCTGGAGGAAGAACTCTCGTACACTGAACCTCCATTTTGGCCGATTCCGATCCGCCACTATCTCGGCGCCGCCTTACTGAGAGCCGGTCAACCCGGCAAGGCGGAAACGGTCTACCGAGCGGATCTGACGAAGAATCCACGGAACGGATGGGCCCAGTTTGGACTCATGCAGAGCCTCCGGGCTCAGCAGAAAATCCGTGAAGCGGACGACGTGGAAAAGCAATGGCAACAGGCATGGGAGCATGCGGATGTGACCCTCACGGCCTCTCGGTTTTGA
- a CDS encoding Transposase, with amino-acid sequence MRSKAVVLSETDRATLGRMSRMGKAAQRDVLRARIILLTAAGGSDLAVAEQLRINRHTVRLWRQRFAEKGLEGLTDTPGRGRKPILTHGVTESILTGAVQPPPNRTRWSCRSMAKAHKVSKSTVQRLWSKNDIKPHVTRTFKISTDPRFEEKFWDVIGLYLDPPDKALVLCCDEKSQCQAIERTQPGLPLGVGHIKTATHDYIRHGTVTLFAALNYLEGKIVSMLAEKHRHQEWLKFLKRIDRETPAGLELHLIADNYATHKHADVQKWLAKHKRFHMHFTPTSASWMNLVERFFRDLTVDVVREGSFKHVKELGDQILAYLAERNAQPTRYVWKAKGEEILRKIHRARQVLTV; translated from the coding sequence ATGAGATCCAAGGCTGTGGTGTTGAGCGAGACGGACCGGGCCACGCTGGGGCGAATGAGTCGGATGGGAAAGGCCGCGCAACGGGATGTCCTGCGGGCGCGGATCATCCTCCTGACAGCCGCGGGCGGGTCGGATCTGGCGGTGGCTGAGCAGTTGCGGATCAACAGACACACGGTGCGGTTGTGGCGGCAACGGTTCGCCGAGAAGGGACTGGAGGGGTTAACCGATACACCGGGCCGTGGCCGTAAGCCAATTCTCACCCACGGCGTGACCGAGTCGATTCTGACAGGGGCCGTGCAACCGCCACCAAATCGCACGCGATGGAGTTGTCGGTCGATGGCCAAGGCCCACAAGGTCTCCAAGAGCACGGTCCAACGCCTCTGGTCAAAGAACGACATCAAGCCGCACGTGACGAGAACATTCAAGATCTCCACCGATCCGCGATTCGAAGAAAAGTTCTGGGATGTGATCGGCTTGTACTTGGATCCTCCTGACAAGGCGCTGGTGCTCTGCTGCGACGAGAAAAGTCAGTGCCAGGCGATCGAGCGCACCCAGCCTGGCTTACCACTGGGAGTGGGGCACATCAAGACAGCCACCCATGACTATATCCGGCACGGCACGGTGACTCTGTTTGCCGCGCTCAATTATCTGGAAGGCAAGATCGTGTCGATGCTCGCAGAGAAACACCGCCATCAGGAATGGCTGAAGTTTCTCAAACGGATCGATCGCGAAACGCCCGCGGGGTTAGAGCTGCATCTGATTGCCGACAACTACGCTACGCACAAGCATGCGGACGTCCAAAAGTGGTTGGCCAAGCACAAGAGGTTTCATATGCACTTCACGCCGACATCGGCGTCGTGGATGAACCTGGTCGAACGCTTTTTCCGAGACCTCACCGTCGACGTCGTGCGAGAGGGGAGCTTTAAGCACGTCAAGGAACTCGGCGACCAGATTCTGGCGTACCTAGCCGAACGAAATGCACAACCAACGCGCTACGTCTGGAAAGCCAAGGGGGAAGAGATCCTCCGCAAGATTCACCGAGCCAGGCAGGTGCTGACTGTATAG
- a CDS encoding 3-isopropylmalate dehydratase large subunit encodes MAGKTLFDKIWDSHVVRTEPDGTTLLYIDRQLVHEVTSPQAFEGLKLAGRRPRRSAATLAVPDHNVPTTDRRLGIADHVSALQIQTLEDNCKDFGIAFFNMRDIRQGIVHVIGPEQGFTLPGTTIVCGDSHTSTHGAFGALAFGIGTSEVEHVLATQCLVQKRPKTMEIRVDGTLSEHCSAKDIILAIIGKIGTAGGTGYVIEYTGSAIHDLSMEGRMTLCNMSIEGGARAGMVAPDEKTIAYIKGRPLAPKGDLFDMAVQAWRQLRTDTDAKYDKTVTLEAEQIAPQVSWGTNPGMVLGVDQNIPDPRTISDEKTKNATERALAYMGLSPNMPITDITIDKVFIGSCTNSRIEDLRLAASFAKGKKVAKTVQAMVVPGSGLVKQQAETEGLDRVFREAGFEWREAGCSMCLAMNADVLKPGERCASTSNRNFEGRQGAGGRTHLVSPAMAVAAAIEGHFVDIRHWG; translated from the coding sequence ATGGCGGGCAAGACGTTGTTCGACAAGATTTGGGATTCGCATGTCGTTCGAACGGAACCGGACGGAACGACACTGCTGTACATTGATCGACAATTGGTCCATGAAGTGACATCCCCTCAGGCGTTCGAAGGGTTAAAGCTTGCGGGACGTCGTCCACGGCGATCGGCCGCAACACTCGCCGTGCCGGACCATAATGTCCCCACTACAGACCGGCGGCTGGGGATCGCCGATCACGTGAGTGCTCTTCAGATTCAAACACTCGAAGACAACTGTAAGGATTTCGGCATCGCCTTTTTCAACATGCGTGACATCCGCCAGGGTATCGTTCATGTCATCGGCCCGGAACAGGGATTCACCCTCCCTGGCACAACGATTGTCTGTGGCGACTCCCATACGTCCACCCATGGAGCGTTTGGTGCCTTGGCGTTCGGCATCGGAACGAGTGAAGTAGAACACGTGTTGGCCACTCAATGTTTGGTGCAGAAGCGTCCCAAGACCATGGAAATACGCGTCGATGGAACGCTCTCCGAGCACTGCTCGGCCAAGGATATTATTCTTGCGATCATTGGGAAGATCGGCACCGCCGGGGGGACCGGCTATGTCATCGAATATACCGGTTCGGCAATCCATGACCTCAGCATGGAGGGTCGTATGACTCTCTGTAACATGTCGATTGAGGGCGGGGCTCGTGCAGGCATGGTTGCACCCGATGAGAAGACGATTGCCTATATCAAAGGGCGGCCCCTCGCCCCCAAAGGGGATCTTTTCGATATGGCCGTTCAGGCATGGCGACAACTCAGAACTGATACGGACGCCAAGTATGATAAGACGGTGACATTGGAAGCGGAACAGATTGCGCCGCAAGTCAGTTGGGGCACCAATCCCGGTATGGTACTTGGTGTAGACCAGAATATTCCGGATCCCCGAACGATATCGGACGAGAAAACGAAGAATGCCACCGAACGGGCATTGGCCTACATGGGGCTCTCACCCAATATGCCGATTACCGACATCACGATCGACAAGGTGTTCATCGGCTCCTGCACGAACTCCCGGATCGAAGATCTTCGGCTCGCCGCCAGTTTCGCGAAGGGCAAGAAAGTTGCGAAGACCGTCCAGGCGATGGTGGTTCCAGGTTCGGGACTCGTCAAGCAACAGGCCGAAACCGAAGGACTGGATCGGGTGTTCCGCGAGGCGGGATTCGAGTGGCGGGAGGCCGGGTGCAGCATGTGTCTCGCGATGAACGCCGATGTCCTGAAGCCCGGTGAGCGCTGCGCCTCTACGAGTAATCGGAATTTTGAGGGCCGTCAGGGAGCCGGAGGTCGCACCCACTTGGTGTCGCCCGCTATGGCAGTCGCCGCGGCCATTGAAGGCCACTTCGTCGATATCCGTCACTGGGGATGA
- a CDS encoding 3-isopropylmalate dehydratase small subunit: MEPFTTLTGLVAPLDRVNVDTDQVIPKQFLKTIKRTGLREGLFFDWRKRKDGSPDPSFFLNQPRYQGATILLTRDNFGCGSSREHAPWALLDQGFRCIIAPSFADIFYNNCFQNGILPVVLKAEEVLPLIKEVADTVGYRLTVNLHHQTVTTPKGTTYRFEIDPFRKDCLYRGLDAIGLTLQHEDAITAYESRRKAEAPWLFSDVHP; encoded by the coding sequence ATGGAACCTTTCACCACACTCACTGGTCTCGTGGCTCCGCTTGATCGCGTGAACGTCGACACCGATCAGGTCATTCCGAAGCAGTTTCTGAAGACGATCAAGCGCACCGGGCTGCGCGAAGGCCTGTTCTTCGATTGGCGAAAACGAAAGGACGGCTCACCGGACCCATCCTTCTTTTTGAATCAGCCTCGATATCAGGGGGCTACGATTCTCTTGACCCGAGACAATTTCGGTTGCGGCTCATCACGTGAGCACGCGCCTTGGGCGTTATTGGATCAAGGGTTTCGATGCATCATCGCTCCCAGCTTTGCGGATATTTTCTATAACAACTGCTTTCAGAACGGAATTCTTCCCGTGGTGTTGAAAGCTGAAGAAGTGCTGCCGCTCATAAAGGAGGTGGCCGACACCGTGGGTTATCGCCTCACCGTGAATCTGCACCATCAAACAGTGACCACTCCGAAGGGAACCACCTATCGGTTCGAGATCGACCCGTTCCGCAAAGATTGCCTCTATCGAGGACTTGATGCCATCGGCCTCACCCTCCAGCATGAGGATGCGATCACGGCCTATGAATCTCGGCGGAAGGCCGAGGCTCCTTGGCTGTTCAGCGACGTCCATCCATAA
- a CDS encoding TldD family protein, Actinobacterial subgroup, with protein MSTPTWDEFAELALKRIAKSGAEYGDIRIQDSSTEHIEGEDRRIASIRDVQDIGFGVRVLYHGAWGFAASSILSLEEVPRVADLAVEIAKGSASVALEKVRLAPEPVHRDRVVTPYHIDPFSVPLEKKTDLLLNTMEVLQRQSGIARSSASLWARRDRKLFVSTEGSHLEFDLLAGQGECTATALYESRFASRSFNTPHLRKGYELIEEADFLREASRVADQAIEKVKAPVVDAGQYDLVLDPEHLSLTIHESCGHPSELDRALGYEANYAGTSFLTTEKRGNFRYGSQHVNLVADNTEPETLAATGYDDDGVVCQRWDIVRNGMFVGYCTSREVAPKIDESRSRGSNRADGWGNVPIVRIANIGLEPGEATRDQLMADVKRGIYIEGHGSYSIDQRRYNFQFGGDAFWLIENGRRTHMVRDVIYHGITPEFWSSCDGVADQSFRRRYGFITCGKGQPGQSGWMTHAAAPARFRRVQVLRGEGSP; from the coding sequence ATGAGCACTCCAACGTGGGACGAATTCGCCGAGCTTGCGCTGAAACGTATTGCGAAGTCGGGCGCCGAGTATGGTGACATCCGCATTCAAGACAGCAGCACGGAGCACATCGAAGGCGAGGACCGCCGAATTGCTTCCATTCGAGATGTTCAGGACATCGGGTTCGGCGTGCGGGTGCTCTATCACGGAGCTTGGGGGTTTGCCGCGAGTTCGATCTTGTCTCTGGAAGAAGTGCCGCGGGTGGCGGACCTGGCCGTTGAGATCGCCAAAGGGTCCGCATCGGTGGCCCTCGAAAAGGTGCGTTTGGCGCCGGAGCCGGTCCATCGCGATCGCGTCGTCACGCCCTATCACATCGATCCCTTCAGCGTGCCGTTGGAGAAAAAAACCGACTTGTTGCTCAATACTATGGAAGTGTTGCAGCGGCAATCCGGCATCGCGAGAAGCAGCGCAAGTCTGTGGGCGCGTCGGGACAGGAAGTTGTTTGTCTCGACTGAGGGGTCACATTTAGAGTTTGATCTCCTCGCGGGGCAAGGAGAGTGCACGGCGACTGCATTGTACGAAAGCCGATTTGCGTCGCGCAGCTTCAATACGCCGCATCTCAGGAAAGGCTATGAACTGATCGAAGAAGCAGATTTTCTGCGGGAGGCTTCACGTGTGGCCGACCAAGCGATTGAAAAGGTGAAAGCGCCGGTGGTCGACGCCGGCCAGTATGATCTGGTGCTCGATCCTGAACATCTGTCATTGACCATCCATGAATCCTGCGGCCATCCAAGCGAACTGGATCGAGCGCTCGGCTACGAGGCGAATTATGCCGGCACCAGTTTCTTGACGACGGAGAAGCGCGGCAACTTTCGCTACGGCTCGCAGCATGTGAATTTAGTGGCCGATAACACCGAGCCGGAAACTCTGGCCGCGACCGGCTACGACGATGACGGAGTGGTGTGTCAGCGATGGGACATCGTCCGCAACGGAATGTTCGTCGGCTACTGTACGAGCCGGGAAGTGGCGCCGAAGATCGACGAATCTCGTTCGCGTGGCTCCAACCGGGCTGACGGATGGGGCAATGTTCCGATCGTGCGAATTGCCAATATTGGACTGGAGCCCGGCGAGGCGACGCGTGATCAGCTCATGGCCGACGTGAAACGCGGCATTTATATCGAAGGCCATGGGTCCTACAGCATCGATCAGCGCCGCTACAATTTTCAGTTCGGCGGTGACGCATTCTGGCTGATTGAAAACGGCAGGCGAACTCACATGGTGCGGGACGTGATTTACCATGGGATCACGCCGGAGTTCTGGAGCAGTTGCGACGGAGTGGCTGATCAATCGTTTCGCCGACGGTACGGATTCATTACGTGTGGGAAGGGGCAGCCGGGACAGTCCGGCTGGATGACCCATGCCGCCGCTCCCGCGAGATTTCGTCGGGTCCAGGTGCTCAGGGGAGAAGGAAGCCCATGA
- a CDS encoding TldE/PmbA family protein, Actinobacterial subgroup: MTVQSGTWPKMTSAEEFRFLSELVLTRSSADHTIVSLRDHHAGTTRFANNQIVQNVDARRGSLAVTVAFGGRHGTSSTTNFTAGAVQDTLARAERIARVSPVDPEYLPPPVPCVFPVRETAKPETMAAGPVKRLEYANEAIGHCRMENIMAAGVVSSSATAVGIAADNGLFGYERRADARFSLTVQAGDATGWGAAAHRSIDHLRVQERTLAAIAKSKRGRDAYELSAGDYPVILEPAAVAGLWTWLIWSLDAKSYTKGTSPFAGKLGQPIVDERLTLRNVPDHDDLLGVGFTHEGLPSTDSVWIDRGILTQLAYDRFTAKTGGVEIIPTLEAPALSVEGPSAHSIQDLIKSTERGILVTNFWYIRPVNPRDLMLTGMTRDGTFLVEKGEVVSAVKNFRFHESPLRAFQRLSAWTAPMEAVNSETGKMLMPAIVLPHFHFSSVTRF; the protein is encoded by the coding sequence ATGACCGTCCAGAGCGGTACATGGCCGAAGATGACCAGCGCCGAGGAGTTTCGTTTTCTGAGCGAGCTGGTCCTGACCCGTTCGTCCGCTGATCATACGATCGTCAGCCTTCGCGATCACCATGCCGGCACGACGAGGTTCGCCAATAATCAAATCGTTCAAAATGTCGATGCGAGACGTGGCTCACTGGCAGTGACGGTCGCCTTTGGCGGGCGGCATGGGACGTCGAGTACGACGAATTTTACCGCCGGCGCAGTGCAAGACACATTGGCGCGTGCCGAACGGATTGCTCGAGTCTCGCCGGTCGATCCCGAATATCTTCCGCCTCCCGTCCCTTGCGTATTCCCTGTCCGAGAGACGGCGAAACCGGAGACCATGGCGGCAGGGCCTGTCAAACGTCTGGAGTATGCCAATGAAGCGATCGGGCACTGTCGGATGGAGAACATCATGGCGGCCGGCGTCGTCTCGTCGTCGGCGACGGCAGTGGGGATTGCCGCCGATAACGGACTATTCGGCTACGAACGTCGGGCAGATGCCAGGTTTAGCCTGACAGTCCAAGCCGGTGATGCAACCGGGTGGGGCGCGGCTGCCCATCGGTCGATCGATCATTTGAGGGTACAAGAGCGGACATTGGCTGCCATTGCCAAGTCCAAACGAGGTCGGGATGCGTACGAGCTGTCCGCTGGAGATTATCCCGTCATTCTTGAACCGGCTGCCGTAGCCGGCCTCTGGACATGGCTGATTTGGTCACTGGATGCCAAGTCGTACACGAAAGGAACGAGCCCTTTCGCCGGTAAGCTGGGACAACCGATCGTAGACGAACGGCTGACTCTCAGGAACGTTCCGGATCATGACGATCTGCTTGGAGTGGGATTTACCCATGAGGGATTGCCGAGCACGGATTCGGTATGGATCGATCGTGGGATCCTCACACAACTGGCCTACGACCGATTCACGGCGAAGACCGGCGGCGTGGAAATCATTCCTACCTTGGAGGCCCCGGCCTTGTCGGTCGAAGGACCGTCGGCCCATTCAATTCAGGATCTGATCAAAAGCACGGAACGCGGGATTCTGGTGACGAATTTTTGGTATATCCGTCCCGTGAATCCCCGCGATCTCATGCTGACCGGCATGACGCGGGATGGGACGTTTTTGGTCGAGAAAGGAGAGGTAGTCTCAGCAGTCAAGAATTTCCGTTTCCATGAGAGCCCACTCCGGGCATTTCAACGTCTCAGTGCATGGACCGCGCCGATGGAAGCGGTCAATTCGGAAACGGGAAAGATGTTGATGCCGGCCATCGTCCTGCCGCATTTTCATTTCTCAAGTGTGACACGCTTCTAA
- a CDS encoding Magnesium and cobalt transport protein CorA, translating to MQKRSKKTGLSPGTLIHIGERRTEGVTIALFNYAGARCDEHVVTDVNELRLPADETVTWVNVGGVHKVDVLEAFGKYFGLHPLLLEDIANTDQRPKLDDYETYFFLVLKMLTLSERGDIVVEQVSFVLGRNYVLSFQENGVDVFHSVRDRLRGGKGRLRQNGSDYLLYALIDAVVDQYFAVLEMLGERIESLQERVIADPKPETLKDIHALKRQLLFVRRAVWPLREAMNNLSRSECPFLREPTKLFFRDVYDHVVQIVDTIETLREMVSASLDIYLSSVSYRLNTVMRVLTVITTIFMPLTFIAGIYGMNFEYMPELKWPWGYPIALSLMGIVAAVMLIGFRRKKWL from the coding sequence ATGCAGAAACGGTCGAAGAAGACGGGACTCTCGCCCGGGACGCTCATTCACATCGGCGAACGGCGGACCGAGGGAGTGACTATCGCCCTGTTCAATTATGCCGGTGCCCGATGCGACGAGCATGTCGTCACGGACGTGAATGAGCTTCGGCTGCCTGCCGATGAAACCGTCACGTGGGTGAATGTCGGTGGCGTCCATAAGGTCGATGTTCTGGAAGCCTTTGGGAAATATTTCGGTCTCCACCCTCTTCTTCTGGAAGACATCGCCAATACGGATCAGCGCCCGAAGCTCGATGATTACGAGACCTATTTCTTTCTCGTCTTGAAGATGCTCACGCTCTCTGAGCGAGGGGACATTGTGGTCGAACAGGTGAGCTTCGTCCTTGGACGCAATTATGTCCTTTCGTTCCAAGAAAATGGGGTGGATGTCTTTCACTCGGTGCGGGATCGTCTGAGGGGCGGCAAGGGGCGTCTTCGGCAAAATGGGTCGGACTATCTGCTGTATGCCCTGATTGATGCCGTGGTCGATCAGTATTTCGCTGTTCTCGAAATGCTCGGAGAACGGATCGAATCGCTGCAAGAGCGGGTGATCGCCGATCCGAAACCGGAAACACTCAAAGACATTCACGCGCTCAAACGGCAGTTGTTGTTCGTGAGGCGCGCCGTGTGGCCTCTGCGGGAAGCGATGAACAACCTGTCTCGTTCGGAATGCCCCTTTTTACGTGAACCCACCAAGCTATTTTTTCGAGATGTTTACGACCACGTGGTGCAGATCGTCGATACGATCGAGACATTGCGCGAAATGGTCTCGGCGAGTCTCGACATCTATCTTTCAAGCGTCAGCTATCGGTTGAACACCGTCATGCGGGTCCTGACGGTCATCACGACGATTTTCATGCCGCTCACCTTTATCGCGGGCATCTACGGCATGAATTTCGAGTATATGCCGGAATTGAAATGGCCCTGGGGTTATCCGATCGCGTTGAGCCTCATGGGAATCGTGGCGGCCGTGATGTTAATTGGGTTCCGCCGAAAGAAATGGCTGTAG
- a CDS encoding Peptide-methionine (S)-S-oxide reductase MsrA, protein MTTLQRFLIMTVGLVTCATLAGGPSSGVQSAATTAKAYFAGGCFWSMELAFEQVEGVLEVVSGYMGGTVANPTYDEVSAGKTGHAESVEVTYDPSKVSYQQLLDVFWHNIDPVTPNAQFCDYGNQYRTVVFYATDEEKRLSEESKRAIDQSKRLPAPIVTRLVKASTFYSAEDHHQDFYKKNPIRYKYYKLGCGRAQRLEALWGKP, encoded by the coding sequence ATGACTACTCTTCAACGTTTCTTGATCATGACGGTCGGTCTCGTGACTTGTGCAACGCTGGCAGGTGGGCCCTCAAGCGGAGTGCAGAGCGCGGCAACCACCGCGAAGGCCTATTTTGCCGGTGGGTGTTTCTGGTCCATGGAGCTTGCATTCGAACAAGTCGAGGGAGTTCTCGAGGTGGTCTCCGGCTACATGGGCGGTACGGTCGCCAATCCCACCTATGACGAGGTGTCAGCCGGAAAAACGGGACATGCGGAGTCTGTCGAGGTGACCTACGATCCATCGAAGGTCAGTTATCAACAATTATTGGACGTCTTTTGGCACAATATCGATCCCGTTACACCGAACGCGCAATTCTGCGACTACGGCAATCAATATCGGACGGTCGTGTTTTATGCGACCGACGAAGAAAAGCGTCTCTCGGAAGAGTCTAAGCGTGCAATCGACCAATCCAAACGGCTTCCTGCGCCGATCGTGACTCGGCTGGTCAAGGCCTCCACCTTCTACTCGGCCGAGGACCATCATCAAGATTTCTACAAGAAAAACCCGATCCGATATAAGTACTACAAGCTGGGTTGCGGCCGAGCGCAGCGGCTGGAAGCGTTGTGGGGGAAGCCGTAG